The Salmo salar chromosome ssa04, Ssal_v3.1, whole genome shotgun sequence genomic sequence CATCAAGTGCTTTGAGAGGTTAGTTAAGGATTATattacctccaccttacctgacaccataGACCCAGTTCGATTTGCAttccaccccaatagatccacagaccatGCAATCGCCAtggcactgccctatcccatctggacaaaaggaatacctatgtaagaatgctgttcattgactatagctcagcattcaacaccatctggggtctgaaccccgccctgtgcaactgggtcctggacttcctgacaggccaccccccaGGTAGGAAACAACAGCAACAAATTCAGCTtagcccctaaaaccctcacaaacttttacatatgcacaattgagagcatcctgttgggatgtcccgccgcctggtacggcaactgcactacTCGGAACCGCAGGgctctgcccaacgcatcactggggcacacagcctgcccttcaggacacccAATGTGCTGCAGgaatgccaaaaagatcatcaaggaattcaaccacccgagccacggcctgttcactctgctaccatccagaaggcaaggtcagtagaGGTGcagcaaagctgggaccgagagactgaaaaacagctcctctctcaaggccatcagtctgctaacacccagttactcaaccctgtaccttagaggctgctgcccataTACatagaatcactggtcacttggATAAAGttcacatactgctttactcagttcatatgtatatactgtattctattctaaatgTATTTTCATCAATGCCACTGCGACAttactcatcctaatatttatatatttcttaattccattcttttacatgtgtgtattgttgtaaatTGTTAAGACACTACTGCAATGCTGGATCTAGGAACATAAGTATTTCTGTACACCCATgataacatctactaaatatgtgaccaataaaatttgatttgagtataCAGTACAAAACAAGTTCTCCATGACagcctgaccaggtgaaagctatgatcgcttattgatgtcacttgttaaatccacttcaaaatcagtggagatgaatgggaggagacaggttaaagtatTTTTAACCCGtgatacaattgagacatggattgtgtatgtgtgtcattcaaagGGTGAAAGGCCAAGACAACAAATgtaaatgcctttgaacgggggtatggtagtaggcgccaggcacaccggtttgtgtcaagaactgcaacgctgctgtgttttttacgctcaacagtttcctgtgtgtatcaataattttttatttaactaggcaagtcagttcagaacagggtttggccggcagggatgtccttgtcccatcgcgcactagcgactcctgtggcaggccgggcgcagtgcacgctgacacagtcgccaggtgtacggtgtttcctccgacacattggtgcggctggcttccgggttaagcgggcattgtgtgaagaagcagtgcggcttggttgggttgtgtttcggaggacgcacggctctcaaccttcacctctccgAGTCCggacgggagttgcagcgatgagacaaatggataccacgaaattggggagaaaaaaaagggtAAAATATTATAAGTTATTCTATCCCTTTGaaaacacattttatttgtctTGTTTCATACGACCTGCCAAAATAAACTAATAATGGATTtctttgtgatggtgtatatcaaTGTATTTATTAAAATAGACTCCCACCCACATATGCACACCCCTACTCCCACTCCTCACCCGCATGCGTGTGGGAGGTACAAAAGGCTTATGCGGGAAGAATGTGGTAAAAATGGGCCTGTTTGAAAGGGGGGGGTCATAGAAACATTTCAATAAGTTGTACAGGCAACATACTGTGTGAGCGCATTCATCAGCTAGGTGagaaaacagctttttagaagAAAACAGATGTAGTTATCTGAAAAGTATTTTTTAAGGGAGAATAATCAggaacgccagcatggtgtgtgcaacgccagggttgtgggttcgattcccacggggggccagtacaaaaatataaaataaataaataaaaaaatgcatgaaatgaaatgtatgcattcactactgtaagtcgctctggataagagcgtctgctaaatgactaaaatgtaaatgtaagaaaggaggactagaaaaagaatCTCAGAAATGCGTCCATGTGAAAACGTATACCAGTTGAATAAAATATGAAGACTTGACTTGAGTACCTGGGAACTCACCTGGCCCATTCTTCGTAGCATCGAGGGTGCAGTCTGGGATGGTTTTGGACAGCTGGACGATCCAGTTGTTTATCTTATCTCTGCGTCGGCGCTCAACTGGGGACAGATTAAAAAAGTTGCTATAAAATGTTTTGAACAAATATTAAACAAGACTTCACAGATCAACATCCTTGGAACATTTTCAATGTCACAGTACTGCTGTATTTTCAAGTACCTTCATTGTGTTGGGCTCGTCTCTTGTCATCTCTAGATGTACGAGGAGGCTCTGACTTGCTGTAGAATAGAAAAAGAAGATTCAAAACAGTAGCCCAAATGtacaacatgtagacctatcACCACATTCACCAGGTATCAAATACTATTGGCAATGTCATGTGTTATTTTAActagggtcgtgttcattaggtcaCGCAACAGAAAACATTTTGTAACATTTTGCAATGGGAAACCAAATTAGCTTTTCTTATTGGACAACCCCAGTTCCCTTGATGAAGGCCTGAAGGCCTAGTCAGTGATGGGTTATGTCATATCATAACCTGGTCACAGAGAGGATGTGATGTTGTGTTTTAGATATCTTTGTGGAGGGTGCTATGGACCTCTGGTTTGTTCCGCCCAACACGTCCTGTGGGGACATCATCACATATAGCTGACCTGGAAGACACAGGGCACGATTAAGCAAACAGACAATGTACAGATTGACTATTTCAGCTGGCCCAGATTCACTCCCTCCACCTTGGCCTTGGACCTAACCCTTCGGTTTTTGCAGATCTGAAGTCTCCTGATTAGGTATAACATGTCTTACAGATATGCCAACATTGAAGGATGGGGCAGGGAGCTAATTGGGACATGTCTGAATGACATTTCAACTGACCGGTGGGTGTGCTCTGAGTGAGCAGTGTTTCTGGAGCTTGTACATTCTCAACCATGGTAGCCTGTGTGGCGTCAGTGACAGGGTAGTAGTAGTGAGTCTCTGAGGCTTCCCCCTCCAGTCCCTCAGACTGGGAAAACACcgcctgacagacagacaacacacatGACAGATATTTTAGAAAGGAACAGATCCAACTAATAAAGTGAATGGACCGCTGGTAGTATGCTTGCATGCACAATAAAGTGTGTGGGGAAAGGAAATGATGGGTGAAACTTTATCAAGAGATGCACTCCAGCCAAAGGGGATGATATATGTGAGACAAAGCAAACTTGTGAATTTTGTGTGTCTCAACACCATCCAAGGGTTGTACCTGTGTGACAGTCTGTGTCGTTGCGGGGAAGCCTGTCACCACGCTAACAGCAGAGgcgccgtctgtctgtccgtccaccTGTCCATCAGACACCTGGATCACCCGGTACGTCACCTGAacagagggggaaggggggggggtcagtaaAGGGATCGCTAGGACAGAATCTGGTCCTTCAACATTACAGATGTGCATACATCGAAGGTTTAGGGCCAAGGGGAAGGGAGAAAATTGGGACAGACTGTGTGTGCAGCATGCAAAGTCCCTTCTACCTGCCCTGAGGGAGGGTACAACTCCCCTACCGGCAACCCGCCTCCTTCTGTCTTGAACAGGTACTTGATTGGCTGATCAGACGAGAAGGTGGCTGCAGACTGGATGGTGGTGATGGCAGTTGGGTCGTCGGCCGTGGCAACAGCACCTGAGGGCGAGACAGGAGAGTctactagttaaaaaaaaaaaagtttttatttaagtcagttaagaacaaattcttatttacaacgacgtcCTACCCTGgtcaaactctcccctaacccggacaacgctaggccaattgtgtgccgccctaggGGAagcccgatcacggccggttgtgatacagcccgggacagaatccgggtctgtagtgacgtctctagcactgagatgcagtgacttagaccgaaGTGCCACTGGTCCCCCAAAGTAATAAACCAGATCAACCTGACTAACCAGTTTTTACATTAACATTAGCAGGATGTATGAGAGACAACTCGGCAGAACAAGAAGTCTCTTGCTCCAGCACAAGACAAATATTATTACTCAAAGCAACAAAAAAGGAGCCACAGATAGGAACAGACTGTCGTAAAATGGGAACAGATTGAAAGCTAGAATACTCAATTGAGAGTCTATTGGGCAACTCGGTCCTCAAGTTTttatttttgccctagcactccACAGCTGATTCATATAataaactaatcatcaagctttgattatttgaattagctgtgtagtgtcagggcaaaatccaaaatgtgcaccccttggggtccccaagATTGAGTTTGGGAAACGATAGGGCCTAGGTCATTTCAGTAAAAAAGACATCACATTGACCATTCAGTGAAGCAATGCAAAGGACGTATATagtttacactgaacaaaagtatagaacacaacacgtaaagtgttggtcccatgtttaagaTCTGAAATAAAAGAGCCCAGAAACATTCCATACACAAAGATGTTTTATCTAAACATCCCTgttcgtgagcatttctcctttgccaagataatccatccagctgacaggtgtggcatatcaagaagctgactaaactgcatgatcattacacaggtgctggagacaataaaaggccactaaaatgcgcagttttatcacacaacaccacagatgtatcaagttgagggagtgtgcaattggcatgctgactacaggaatctCCACCAGAGCGGTTTCCAGAGAATTAAATGTTCatctctctaccataagccgcttccgtcgttttaaagaatttggcagtacgttgaACCGGCCGCACAActacagaccacgtgtatggcatcgtgtgggcaagcggtttgctgatgtcaatgatGTCAGAGTGGCCCATGATGGCAGTGGGGTTATTGTATGGGCAGGCATACCGTAAACTACAGACAATTAAActaaattgcattttatctatgataatttgaatgcacaaaaaaagttatgagatcctgaggccctatTATTTTTGTTTTCAAGGTATTGGTGACCAACagatagggcggcaggtagcctagtggttagagcgttgggccagtaaccgaaaggttgctggatcgaatcaagGTAAAAAATactttgttctgcccctgaacaaagcagtttgCCTACCAGGAAACAATGGGCTGTAATTGTAAATACAAATCTgctcttaaccgacttgcctagttaaataaaaggttaaaataatctatattctcagtcatgtgaaatccatagattagggcctaatgcatttatttcaaaaTACTggatttccttttttatttaattaggcaaggacgaattcttatttacaatgacggcctaccgggttaactgccttgttcagggcaacgctctaaccactaagctaacATGCCGCCCCGAATcgcaactcagtaaaatcaatgaaatcgttgcgtttatatttctgtgcAGTTTATAACAAAAGTAGTTAGTTCTCACCATTATGATAAATCATAGAATACTCTCTATGGTGCTCACCTTCATCGATTATGGGCACGTCACCGTCGTCATCAGGGCTCTTCTGCTGCCTGTGGTACAGGAGAGGAGGCGGCAACAGTCAGCCAgtagacaacacaaaacaaaaggTTGATTGTCCATTAACGAACGCTTTTTCTGCCACACTTACCCCTTCATCTCGGTTTGCTGCTCTATGCCTTTAAAAAACAGCAAAGGCGAATCTGTCCGCTACAGTTTAACCTATAACGTTATTTACCAGAATCTGTAAATTAGGGCTATATTAAAAACAAGAATGAAAAACATTGGCATGTTTATCTCGCACTGTAAAGCTAACTGGCTTGCCAGCTAATTAAGTACTCGATACAGTCCACAACAATTACGAATTAGCTAGGCACCCCTCGTAAATATAGATATTTAAGCAGTATTAATTGACAAATACAAATGAGTGTGTGTGATTTCAATATGTTCTAGCTACGATACCAACTCAAATTCAATCCGAAACCTCAAACACTGCATGGCAGGACTCGAAaatggttagctagctatctatcgtTAGCAATGTAAACAAGGAAAATGTGCTAGTTAGCTTGCAAACAACCAATCGGCGCTAAAATTCGTTAGAAAAGCAagggagaatctccccaaatcGCGAGCTCATCATACCGACACGTTTAATGCGTATTTAATCAAGTTGATGCCAAACTAACCCGTAAATATTGTAGCGCAGCTAGTCCACCCATCCATTAGACAAAGattatatattatattgacaagatagtcgagtgaccgctctacatgtcctcaaagatggaagccCTGTAccgatttttttaaataactaacccaagaccgatcacagcctgtcgtttccaatatAGAGCAGTAATGGCGTCTTTTGTAGGTACTAACTCCGCCATGGTGCGTTGGACATAGcctattgtttttttgttgttgtaagggtTTGGGATAAACGCCAAATATAAGGAATGTGGTAAACATAGGTTTAGGATAACTTTTTGTTCTATGTGTtcatcttcatcagctaacatcactttttgtgaattttgaagcatttatgaaATTGTAAAAAAGCACCAAGGCTAAATAATTTATAAAGTTAATGTTAACTAACTAAATCTCAAACTTTTAAGATCTCCTAAACCTCAGACCTAATTTTTGCCGTTAATCCCGaaaccctattctttccccattcattttccacataggaatggctgaacaaAACAAAGGTAACTAATTTCTGGGTTTTATTACTTCACGCTGGTGAGCTGTATTGAAGCAAATTAATCATGGCGGCTTTTCCACTGCACTGCCGTGATTTTCACAGTTCCTATTTCGTTTCCAATTGCTCACGGCCCGTTTGATTCCTGGAACCAAGGGGGATATTCAGCCTTGTTTGATATCTTCGAggtggttggcatccaataaatgttgcattaccacTACCAACTACACTGGAGTATAACTCCCTA encodes the following:
- the LOC106602885 gene encoding upstream stimulatory factor 1 isoform X8 yields the protein MKGQQKSPDDDGDVPIIDEGAVATADDPTAITTIQSAATFSSDQPIKYLFKTEGGGLPVTYRVIQVSDGQVDGQTDGASAVSVVTGFPATTQTVTQAVFSQSEGLEGEASETHYYYPVTDATQATMVENVQAPETLLTQSTPTGQLYVMMSPQDVLGGTNQSKSEPPRTSRDDKRRAQHNEVERRRRDKINNWIVQLSKTIPDCTLDATKNGPGEFPGTQSKGGILSKACDYIQELRQSNARLGEDLENLERLRMDNQLLRQEVDDWKTKNQMMRSQLRQNGIVGAAGVDPQ
- the LOC106602885 gene encoding upstream stimulatory factor 1 isoform X7, translating into MKGQQKSPDDDGDVPIIDEGEHHREYSMIYHNGAVATADDPTAITTIQSAATFSSDQPIKYLFKTEGGGLPVGELYPPSGQVTYRVIQVSDGQVDGQTDGASAVSVVTGFPATTQTVTQAVFSQSEGLEGEASETHYYYPVTDATQATMVENVQAPETLLTQSTPTGQLYVMMSPQDVLGGTNQSKSEPPRTSRDDKRRAQHNEVERRRRDKINNWIVQLSKTIPDCTLDATKNGPVCFGPSRPFSGLQAVFIKPASFYGATRSRVRTVTTRGLEHELELRGSPKLKSI
- the LOC106602885 gene encoding upstream stimulatory factor 1 isoform X1, which gives rise to MKGQQKSPDDDGDVPIIDEGEHHREYSMIYHNGAVATADDPTAITTIQSAATFSSDQPIKYLFKTEGGGLPVGELYPPSGQVTYRVIQVSDGQVDGQTDGASAVSVVTGFPATTQTVTQAVFSQSEGLEGEASETHYYYPVTDATQATMVENVQAPETLLTQSTPTGQLYVMMSPQDVLGGTNQSKSEPPRTSRDDKRRAQHNEVERRRRDKINNWIVQLSKTIPDCTLDATKNGPGEFPVCFGPSRPFSGLQAVFIKPASFYGATRSRVRTVTTRGLEHELELRGSPKLKVFWFQSIFPQNNVYSLSMCRHTV
- the LOC106602885 gene encoding upstream stimulatory factor 1 isoform X3 codes for the protein MKGQQKSPDDDGDVPIIDEGEHHREYSMIYHNGAVATADDPTAITTIQSAATFSSDQPIKYLFKTEGGGLPVTYRVIQVSDGQVDGQTDGASAVSVVTGFPATTQTVTQAVFSQSEGLEGEASETHYYYPVTDATQATMVENVQAPETLLTQSTPTGQLYVMMSPQDVLGGTNQSKSEPPRTSRDDKRRAQHNEVERRRRDKINNWIVQLSKTIPDCTLDATKNGPGEFPVCFGPSRPFSGLQAVFIKPASFYGATRSRVRTVTTRGLEHELELRGSPKLKVFWFQSIFPQNNVYSLSMCRHTV
- the LOC106602885 gene encoding upstream stimulatory factor 1 isoform X5, which encodes MKGQQKSPDDDGDVPIIDEGEHHREYSMIYHNGAVATADDPTAITTIQSAATFSSDQPIKYLFKTEGGGLPVGELYPPSGQVTYRVIQVSDGQVDGQTDGASAVSVVTGFPATTQTVTQAVFSQSEGLEGEASETHYYYPVTDATQATMVENVQAPETLLTQSTPTGQLYVMMSPQDVLGGTNQSKSEPPRTSRDDKRRAQHNEVERRRRDKINNWIVQLSKTIPDCTLDATKNGPGEFPVCFGPSRPFSGLQAVFIKPASFYGATRSRVRTVTTRGLEHELELRGSPKLKSI
- the LOC106602885 gene encoding upstream stimulatory factor 1 isoform X2; its protein translation is MKGQQKSPDDDGDVPIIDEGEHHREYSMIYHNGAVATADDPTAITTIQSAATFSSDQPIKYLFKTEGGGLPVGELYPPSGQVTYRVIQVSDGQVDGQTDGASAVSVVTGFPATTQTVTQAVFSQSEGLEGEASETHYYYPVTDATQATMVENVQAPETLLTQSTPTGQLYVMMSPQDVLGGTNQSKSEPPRTSRDDKRRAQHNEVERRRRDKINNWIVQLSKTIPDCTLDATKNGPVCFGPSRPFSGLQAVFIKPASFYGATRSRVRTVTTRGLEHELELRGSPKLKVFWFQSIFPQNNVYSLSMCRHTV
- the LOC106602885 gene encoding upstream stimulatory factor 1 isoform X4, whose amino-acid sequence is MKGQQKSPDDDGDVPIIDEGAVATADDPTAITTIQSAATFSSDQPIKYLFKTEGGGLPVGELYPPSGQVTYRVIQVSDGQVDGQTDGASAVSVVTGFPATTQTVTQAVFSQSEGLEGEASETHYYYPVTDATQATMVENVQAPETLLTQSTPTGQLYVMMSPQDVLGGTNQSKSEPPRTSRDDKRRAQHNEVERRRRDKINNWIVQLSKTIPDCTLDATKNGPGEFPVCFGPSRPFSGLQAVFIKPASFYGATRSRVRTVTTRGLEHELELRGSPKLKVFWFQSIFPQNNVYSLSMCRHTV
- the LOC106602885 gene encoding upstream stimulatory factor 1 isoform X6 is translated as MKGQQKSPDDDGDVPIIDEGAVATADDPTAITTIQSAATFSSDQPIKYLFKTEGGGLPVTYRVIQVSDGQVDGQTDGASAVSVVTGFPATTQTVTQAVFSQSEGLEGEASETHYYYPVTDATQATMVENVQAPETLLTQSTPTGQLYVMMSPQDVLGGTNQSKSEPPRTSRDDKRRAQHNEVERRRRDKINNWIVQLSKTIPDCTLDATKNGPGEFPVCFGPSRPFSGLQAVFIKPASFYGATRSRVRTVTTRGLEHELELRGSPKLKVFWFQSIFPQNNVYSLSMCRHTV